Proteins encoded in a region of the Vicinamibacterales bacterium genome:
- a CDS encoding HAMP domain-containing sensor histidine kinase: MISGRKRKAITFTVLGICLVAAAVTLNVSWLVLNWREGMLIVFGSIFFLVIIAGVVINTIFLVREIRRNEQHDSFINAVTHELKTPIASIRLYLETLQSRELDEAKRREFYRIMLEDSDRLLHTIDQVLRAGAMGSILRRGAKVRLDLGEIARECVELARTRFHLGPEALEYVAHSPHAIVLGDAEELKAAVWNLIDNAVKYSQGDPRILVELEEVHNNRVAVRVTDHGVGISPAELKRIFKRFYRIPASVAVRAKGSGLGLFIVRSVARKHGGRAYAQSAGHGHGSTFTLLLPAAPASA, from the coding sequence ATGATTTCCGGCCGGAAACGCAAGGCAATCACCTTCACCGTCCTCGGCATCTGCCTGGTGGCCGCGGCGGTGACGCTGAACGTCAGCTGGCTCGTGCTGAACTGGCGCGAGGGGATGCTGATCGTGTTCGGCTCGATCTTCTTCCTCGTCATCATCGCCGGCGTCGTCATCAACACCATCTTCCTCGTCCGCGAGATCCGGCGGAACGAGCAGCACGACTCCTTCATCAACGCCGTCACCCACGAACTCAAGACGCCGATCGCGTCGATCCGGCTGTACCTGGAGACGCTGCAGTCGCGCGAGCTGGACGAAGCGAAGCGCCGCGAGTTCTACCGCATCATGCTCGAGGACAGCGATCGGCTGCTGCACACCATCGACCAGGTGCTGCGGGCCGGCGCGATGGGGTCCATCCTGCGCCGGGGCGCGAAGGTGCGCCTCGATCTCGGGGAGATCGCGCGGGAGTGCGTCGAGCTGGCGCGCACGCGGTTTCATCTCGGACCGGAGGCGCTCGAGTACGTCGCGCACTCGCCGCACGCCATCGTGCTCGGCGACGCCGAGGAGCTGAAGGCCGCGGTGTGGAACCTCATCGACAACGCGGTCAAGTATTCGCAGGGGGATCCGAGGATTCTCGTCGAGCTCGAAGAGGTGCACAACAACCGCGTCGCCGTGCGCGTGACGGACCACGGCGTCGGGATTTCCCCGGCCGAACTGAAACGTATCTTCAAGCGCTTCTACCGCATTCCCGCCAGCGTCGCGGTCCGCGCCAAGGGCAGCGGGCTCGGCCTGTTCATCGTCCGGTCGGTCGCGCGGAAACACGGCGGACGCGCCTATGCGCAGAGCGCGGGACACGGACACGGCAGCACCTTCACGCTGCTGCTGCCCGCGGCGCCGGCATCCGCGTGA
- a CDS encoding AAA family ATPase — protein MAQQFVSQGRCQFCHKTAENVEHIIAGDSGFICNECVAACSTLLQPAAAGPVREERREGYAFQRLARHFAPLRPQELLATSRSYPLRQQADLQAALDELFGERILPRNFVGIRAQYRHEVTDFAKLLEQSHGAVEVAPAQFEDIDVGGGETRRCLKNGLWLLRDDRGPYAIVLSQHTDYGHGGSYLNLEVAAPPGDFGAEVASRLFDALERQLSRGSCYRGRVLSLETSPHWTGHAARIRVHQLEPVERDEVILPDATLRAVERNVLRFAEQRPALRAMGLSTQKGLLFHGAPGTGKTHCIRYLAGKLPGHTTLLITAEEMGILPEYMALARLLQPALVVIEDADLIARDRSERASACDEVMLNRLLNELDGLRERADVFFVLTTNRPDTLEPALASRPGRIDQAIEFPLPDERLRRRLAALYARTLTLSPELMDDVARRTDGASPAFIKELLRRVAQHHLDADAKGAVSSATVEAALHEMLFSGGTLNARLLGGEAVSEEAASGDVRMV, from the coding sequence ATGGCGCAGCAGTTCGTGTCCCAGGGCCGGTGTCAGTTTTGTCATAAGACCGCGGAAAACGTCGAACACATCATTGCCGGCGACTCCGGGTTCATCTGCAACGAGTGCGTCGCGGCCTGCTCGACGCTGCTGCAGCCGGCGGCGGCCGGGCCCGTTCGGGAGGAGCGGCGGGAGGGCTATGCGTTTCAGCGGCTCGCCCGGCACTTCGCGCCGCTCCGGCCGCAGGAGCTGCTCGCCACGTCGCGCTCGTATCCCCTGCGCCAGCAGGCGGATCTCCAGGCGGCGCTCGACGAGCTGTTCGGCGAGCGGATCCTTCCTCGGAACTTCGTCGGCATCAGGGCGCAATACCGCCATGAGGTCACCGATTTCGCCAAGCTGCTGGAACAGAGCCACGGTGCGGTCGAAGTCGCCCCGGCGCAGTTCGAAGACATCGATGTCGGCGGCGGCGAAACCCGCCGCTGCCTGAAGAATGGGCTGTGGCTGCTGCGGGACGATCGCGGTCCGTATGCAATCGTGCTCTCGCAGCATACCGACTACGGGCACGGCGGCAGCTACCTGAATCTCGAGGTGGCGGCACCGCCCGGCGACTTCGGCGCGGAGGTGGCGTCGCGCCTGTTCGACGCGCTGGAGCGGCAGCTCTCACGCGGATCGTGCTACCGGGGGCGCGTGCTCTCGCTGGAGACCAGTCCGCACTGGACCGGCCACGCGGCGCGGATCAGGGTGCACCAGCTCGAACCGGTCGAGCGCGACGAGGTGATCCTCCCCGACGCGACGCTGCGCGCGGTCGAGCGCAACGTGCTGCGGTTCGCCGAACAGCGGCCGGCGCTCCGCGCCATGGGGCTGTCGACGCAGAAGGGGCTGCTGTTCCACGGCGCTCCGGGCACCGGCAAGACGCACTGCATTCGCTACCTCGCCGGCAAGCTTCCCGGCCACACGACATTGCTGATCACGGCGGAGGAGATGGGCATCCTGCCCGAGTACATGGCGCTGGCGCGTCTGCTTCAGCCCGCGCTGGTCGTGATCGAGGACGCCGACCTGATCGCGCGCGATCGCTCCGAACGCGCCAGCGCGTGCGACGAAGTGATGCTCAATCGCCTCCTCAACGAACTCGACGGCCTTCGCGAGCGCGCCGACGTGTTTTTCGTCCTGACGACGAACCGGCCCGATACGCTGGAGCCCGCGCTCGCGAGCCGCCCGGGCCGGATCGACCAGGCGATCGAGTTCCCCCTCCCGGATGAGCGTCTGCGCCGCCGGCTGGCCGCGCTGTATGCGAGAACGCTGACGCTGTCCCCGGAACTGATGGACGATGTGGCCCGCCGGACCGACGGCGCGAGTCCGGCGTTCATCAAGGAACTGCTCCGGCGCGTGGCGCAGCATCACCTCGACGCCGACGCGAAGGGAGCCGTGAGCAGCGCGACCGTGGAAGCGGCGTTGCACGAGATGCTGTTCTCCGGCGGGACGCTGAACGCGAGGCTGCTCGGCGGCGAAGCCGTGTCGGAAGAAGCGGCGAGCGGCGACGTGAGGATGGTGTAG
- a CDS encoding ABC transporter permease, which yields MKRPREWRPWRWAVRPNPGEELDEELRFHLDQRTRDYVDRGLSPESARKAAAQRFGDAARVRDACAPMIAAEHATEARRTFWRVSWLDVKLGLRMFVKYPGLSLVSVIGMSVAIAIGAGYFTVLGTWLDSSLPLPEGERIVSIRKVGGGGMDNASGAEFLQWRDELKTVRDLGTFRDQRRNLAADGRIDVVEVAAMTASGFRVARIAPVMGRVLTDEDERPGAPPVVVVGFEEWQRRFGSDPRILERTLRLDDTVYAIVGVMPQGFGFPINHKYWVPLYVSPDIGSDRLFVFGRLADGFSMKDARAEVTAVGDRMAAALPGGRSERRPRVIGYTHAFIGIQGPEMELAMRAFQFGLSVLLLIVAINVAVLVYARTATRLGEIAVRTALGASRSRVVVQLFVEALVPSVAAAVIGLAIAKVAIGRILDAVGSEGDGASRLLVLMDFSLTPAVILYVTGLALLAAVIAGVIPALKATGSRVQRGLQYFGTRAAGAQLGPMWTAMIVLQVTAAVALLPPALYNGAQIFSQAAKRPAVGANGLVRASIGFSREGRAGGVDARLPELTTALAQRLEADPEIAAVTFTDSFPGEEGFASFEVEDAATATAAVSTAKGPVVPARRSEVAINLFDVFEIPVIAGRGFSPADARPEPTVVIVDDTFVQKVGGSVLGRRIRYRASYEGDVTNSPWYEIVGVVPAFSTDFTPSGPGAPSPAPRVFHPGRPGARRVSTMIVRLSGSPAPQLTPRLRQIAATVHPALGLETVEGVVETWNNGQKFMRLIATAIIIVMTSVLLLSAAGIYAMMSFTVARRRREIGIRAALGADARRILAGIFRRAAGQLAAGVALGVTLAAALDWLGGGALTGGKTLLLLPGVVAVMTLVGLLAAVAPARRGLAVQPVEALREE from the coding sequence ATGAAGCGGCCGCGTGAGTGGCGCCCGTGGCGCTGGGCGGTCCGTCCGAACCCGGGCGAAGAGCTGGACGAGGAGCTTCGCTTTCACCTGGATCAGCGCACGCGCGACTACGTCGATCGCGGACTGAGCCCGGAGTCCGCGCGCAAGGCGGCGGCACAGCGGTTCGGCGACGCCGCGCGCGTGCGCGACGCGTGCGCGCCGATGATCGCGGCCGAGCACGCCACCGAGGCGCGGCGCACTTTCTGGCGGGTCTCGTGGCTCGACGTCAAGCTCGGACTGCGCATGTTCGTCAAGTACCCCGGCCTGTCCCTGGTGTCGGTGATCGGCATGTCGGTGGCGATCGCGATCGGCGCCGGTTACTTCACCGTCCTCGGCACCTGGCTCGACTCGTCGCTCCCGCTGCCGGAAGGGGAGCGGATCGTGTCGATCCGCAAGGTTGGCGGCGGCGGTATGGACAACGCGTCCGGCGCCGAGTTCCTGCAGTGGCGCGATGAGCTGAAGACCGTCCGCGATCTCGGGACCTTCCGCGACCAGCGGCGCAACCTGGCGGCGGATGGACGCATCGACGTGGTCGAGGTCGCCGCGATGACCGCCTCCGGCTTCCGTGTCGCGCGCATCGCGCCCGTGATGGGGCGGGTGCTGACCGACGAAGACGAGCGTCCCGGGGCGCCGCCGGTCGTGGTCGTCGGCTTCGAGGAGTGGCAGCGCCGCTTCGGCAGCGATCCGCGGATCCTGGAGCGGACGCTTCGACTGGACGACACGGTCTACGCGATCGTCGGGGTGATGCCGCAGGGTTTCGGCTTTCCGATCAATCACAAGTACTGGGTCCCGCTCTACGTGTCCCCCGACATCGGCAGCGATCGTCTGTTCGTCTTCGGCCGGCTGGCCGACGGCTTCTCGATGAAGGACGCGCGGGCGGAAGTGACCGCGGTCGGCGATCGCATGGCCGCCGCGCTGCCCGGGGGGCGGAGCGAACGCCGGCCGCGCGTCATCGGCTACACCCACGCCTTCATCGGGATTCAGGGGCCGGAAATGGAACTGGCGATGCGCGCGTTCCAGTTCGGGCTCAGCGTGCTGCTGCTGATCGTCGCAATCAACGTCGCGGTGCTGGTCTACGCGCGCACGGCGACGCGCCTGGGCGAGATCGCGGTGCGCACCGCGCTTGGCGCCAGCCGCTCCCGAGTGGTGGTGCAGTTGTTCGTCGAAGCGCTGGTCCCCTCGGTAGCCGCAGCAGTCATCGGCCTGGCGATCGCCAAGGTGGCGATAGGCAGGATCCTCGATGCCGTCGGCAGCGAAGGCGACGGCGCCAGCCGTCTCCTCGTCCTGATGGACTTCTCGTTGACGCCCGCGGTCATCCTGTACGTCACCGGGCTCGCCCTCCTCGCCGCCGTCATCGCCGGCGTGATTCCGGCGCTCAAGGCGACGGGGTCGCGCGTGCAGCGCGGCCTGCAGTATTTCGGGACGCGGGCCGCGGGTGCGCAGCTCGGGCCGATGTGGACGGCGATGATCGTCCTGCAGGTCACGGCCGCGGTGGCGCTCCTGCCGCCGGCGCTGTACAACGGCGCGCAGATCTTCAGCCAGGCGGCCAAGCGCCCGGCGGTCGGCGCCAATGGGCTCGTCCGCGCGTCGATCGGCTTCTCGCGTGAAGGGCGCGCCGGCGGCGTCGATGCGCGGCTTCCGGAGCTGACGACCGCGCTCGCCCAGCGTCTCGAGGCGGATCCGGAGATCGCGGCCGTCACCTTCACCGACAGCTTTCCCGGCGAGGAGGGCTTCGCATCGTTCGAGGTGGAAGACGCGGCAACGGCGACCGCGGCGGTGTCGACCGCGAAAGGTCCCGTCGTGCCGGCCCGCCGGAGTGAAGTCGCAATCAATCTCTTCGACGTCTTTGAGATCCCGGTCATCGCCGGCCGCGGATTCAGTCCCGCCGACGCGCGTCCCGAACCCACGGTCGTCATCGTCGACGACACCTTTGTGCAGAAGGTTGGCGGTAGCGTCCTCGGGCGGCGGATACGGTACCGCGCCTCCTACGAAGGGGACGTCACGAACAGTCCGTGGTACGAGATCGTCGGCGTGGTCCCGGCATTCTCCACCGACTTCACCCCGAGCGGACCGGGCGCGCCGTCCCCGGCGCCGCGCGTGTTCCACCCCGGCCGCCCCGGCGCGAGGCGCGTCTCGACGATGATCGTCCGGCTCAGTGGCAGTCCTGCGCCACAGCTGACGCCGAGGCTGCGGCAGATCGCGGCGACCGTGCACCCCGCCCTCGGCCTGGAAACGGTCGAGGGCGTCGTCGAGACGTGGAACAACGGCCAGAAGTTCATGCGGCTGATCGCCACCGCGATCATCATCGTGATGACCAGCGTGCTGCTGCTGTCGGCCGCGGGGATCTACGCGATGATGTCGTTCACCGTCGCGCGGCGGCGCCGCGAAATCGGCATCCGCGCCGCGCTCGGCGCCGATGCGCGCCGCATCCTCGCCGGCATCTTCCGCCGTGCCGCGGGGCAGCTTGCTGCGGGCGTCGCCCTGGGCGTGACGCTGGCGGCGGCGCTCGATTGGCTCGGCGGCGGGGCCCTCACCGGCGGCAAGACGCTGCTCCTGCTGCCCGGTGTCGTGGCGGTGATGACGCTCGTGGGCCTGCTTGCCGCGGTGGCGCCGGCGCGCCGCGGGCTCGCGGTGCAGCCGGTGGAGGCGCTGCGCGAGGAATAG
- a CDS encoding PadR family transcriptional regulator gives MGIGKAIHPMFSRDAAVLQGTIELLVLKRLSQGPMHGYGIASWIETATDDVLRVEEGSLYPALYRMVQKRWIKGEWGISEHNRRAKFYRLTPAGEREFEQQASGWLRLSHAVSRAVTTGELPSSRGRR, from the coding sequence ATGGGAATAGGGAAGGCCATTCATCCGATGTTCTCCAGAGACGCCGCGGTGCTCCAGGGCACCATCGAACTGCTCGTCCTCAAGCGCCTGTCCCAGGGGCCGATGCACGGCTACGGCATCGCCAGCTGGATCGAAACCGCGACCGACGATGTGCTGAGGGTCGAAGAGGGATCGTTGTACCCCGCGCTCTATCGCATGGTGCAGAAGCGATGGATCAAGGGAGAGTGGGGGATTTCCGAGCACAATCGCCGCGCGAAGTTCTATCGGCTCACGCCGGCGGGCGAGCGTGAATTCGAGCAGCAGGCGAGCGGCTGGCTGCGTCTCTCCCACGCCGTCAGCCGCGCGGTGACCACCGGCGAGCTGCCGTCCTCGCGGGGGCGCCGATGA
- a CDS encoding ADOP family duplicated permease: MGKELGLDIRAAIRALLASRAISAAAMLTLALAVGATTALFSVANGLMLRPLPVDEPERLATITSDTALRFGFHGGAGWSFAMWERLRERRGAFDGAFAWILQPLETAQSGESQPFDTLFASGDFFNTLGSHALLGRPFTAADDVRGGGPDGPVAVLSHDAWQRRFHGTPGVIGSRLLVEGRPVTIVGVARRGFRGVDVGRSFDLAMPLANEPLMLGARSVVDSRRAMLLTVMVRVKAADGIAGATAKLRAMQSDIVGPGVPPWLKEPMVLAPASTGITDRSQLRQLYARPLVTLLIVSALVLVIVCVNVGTLFVVRTAARRRDLSIRLAVGAPPWRLARQLFVEGLALGGVSALAGTIFAVWAGRALVASLPAATGFAVLDVPIDWRVLAFISATTVTAVVVFATTPALYAARVPSVEALSADRAGGGGGRSGSLTGAMIAAQIALSIVLVSAAAVFGRTLDRLAHVPLGFNPAGVIVMTVNASRVSADDPARLRVYERLLEAIAAAPGVIGAAGSPWTPFGTGAGGLLTDARGRRADAQPQVAFNFVTPGWFGVYGTALRAGRDFDGGDSAGAPRVAIINEALRRRLGENVSVGATIKAGPCAAAGCTVAGIVQDAVYGQSLRDQPPPTVYVPFAQSTGLGPPDRPFRIAVRGAADASRAVALLTDTVRSVEPAVTVAFRALDRDVQTSLTRERLVATLAGFFGVVALLLSAIGVFGVASFAVSRGRREIAIRLALGGQPARVLAALLARIGASVAAGALAGILAASWLSRFIAPLVYGLEPRDPATLLASTLVLVFVAGLAALLPAWRGTRVQPSELLRQH, from the coding sequence TTGGGTAAGGAGCTCGGGCTCGACATCCGCGCCGCGATCCGCGCGCTGCTCGCCTCGCGCGCGATCTCAGCGGCGGCGATGCTGACGCTCGCGCTCGCCGTCGGCGCGACGACCGCCCTGTTCTCGGTCGCCAACGGTCTGATGCTCCGCCCGCTGCCGGTCGACGAACCGGAACGGCTCGCCACGATCACGTCCGACACGGCCCTTCGGTTCGGCTTCCACGGAGGCGCCGGCTGGAGCTTCGCCATGTGGGAGCGGCTGCGGGAGCGCCGCGGCGCCTTCGATGGCGCATTCGCGTGGATCCTGCAGCCCCTCGAGACGGCGCAGTCGGGCGAGTCGCAGCCGTTCGACACGCTGTTCGCCAGCGGCGACTTCTTCAATACGCTTGGCAGTCACGCCCTCCTCGGCCGCCCCTTCACCGCCGCCGACGACGTGAGAGGCGGCGGCCCCGATGGACCGGTAGCGGTTCTCAGTCATGACGCGTGGCAGCGCCGCTTCCATGGCACGCCGGGCGTGATCGGTTCGCGGCTGCTGGTTGAAGGCAGGCCGGTCACCATCGTCGGCGTCGCCCGGCGAGGATTCCGCGGGGTGGACGTCGGCCGATCGTTCGATCTCGCGATGCCGCTCGCGAACGAACCACTGATGCTCGGCGCGCGTTCGGTGGTCGACAGCCGCCGCGCGATGCTGCTGACCGTGATGGTGCGGGTGAAAGCGGCAGACGGCATCGCGGGCGCCACGGCAAAGCTGCGCGCGATGCAGAGCGACATCGTCGGCCCCGGAGTTCCGCCGTGGTTGAAGGAGCCGATGGTGCTCGCACCGGCATCGACCGGCATCACCGACCGATCGCAGCTCCGTCAGCTGTACGCGCGCCCCCTGGTCACGCTGCTGATCGTGTCGGCGCTGGTGCTGGTGATCGTGTGCGTGAACGTCGGCACGCTGTTCGTCGTACGCACCGCCGCCCGTCGCCGCGATCTCAGCATCCGGCTCGCGGTCGGGGCGCCTCCCTGGCGGCTGGCGCGCCAGCTGTTCGTGGAGGGGCTGGCGCTCGGCGGCGTCAGCGCGCTGGCCGGCACGATCTTCGCGGTGTGGGCGGGTCGAGCGCTCGTCGCCAGCCTGCCGGCCGCGACGGGGTTCGCCGTTCTCGACGTGCCGATCGATTGGCGGGTGCTGGCGTTCATCAGCGCGACCACCGTCACGGCGGTTGTCGTGTTCGCCACGACGCCCGCACTGTACGCCGCGCGCGTCCCCTCGGTGGAAGCGCTGTCGGCCGACCGAGCGGGAGGAGGAGGAGGGCGCAGCGGCTCGTTGACGGGCGCGATGATTGCGGCGCAGATCGCGCTGTCGATCGTGCTGGTCTCGGCGGCCGCAGTGTTCGGCCGCACGCTCGACAGGCTCGCGCACGTACCGCTCGGGTTCAATCCGGCCGGTGTGATCGTGATGACCGTGAACGCTTCCCGGGTGTCCGCCGACGACCCGGCGCGACTGCGAGTGTACGAACGGCTGCTCGAGGCCATCGCCGCGGCGCCTGGCGTCATCGGCGCCGCCGGATCGCCGTGGACGCCATTCGGAACTGGTGCAGGCGGCCTGCTGACCGACGCGCGCGGCAGGCGGGCTGACGCGCAGCCGCAAGTCGCGTTCAACTTCGTCACCCCCGGCTGGTTCGGCGTGTATGGCACCGCGCTGCGGGCGGGCCGCGACTTCGACGGCGGCGACAGCGCGGGAGCGCCGCGGGTCGCGATCATCAACGAAGCGCTCCGCCGCAGGCTCGGTGAGAACGTGAGCGTCGGCGCCACGATCAAGGCTGGTCCCTGCGCGGCAGCCGGCTGCACCGTCGCCGGCATCGTCCAGGATGCGGTATACGGACAGTCGCTGCGCGATCAGCCGCCGCCCACGGTGTACGTCCCGTTCGCGCAATCCACCGGCCTCGGACCGCCGGACCGTCCGTTCCGCATCGCCGTCCGCGGCGCTGCGGATGCTTCACGCGCGGTCGCGCTCCTGACCGACACCGTGCGCTCGGTCGAACCTGCCGTGACGGTGGCTTTCCGAGCTCTCGATCGTGACGTGCAGACCTCGCTGACGCGGGAACGGCTCGTCGCCACCCTCGCAGGCTTCTTCGGCGTGGTCGCACTGCTTCTGTCGGCCATCGGAGTCTTCGGCGTCGCGTCGTTCGCGGTGTCGCGCGGGCGCCGGGAGATCGCCATCCGCCTCGCGCTGGGCGGACAGCCGGCGCGCGTCCTGGCCGCGCTGCTGGCCCGGATCGGTGCATCCGTCGCAGCGGGCGCGCTGGCGGGAATCCTTGCCGCGTCGTGGCTGTCTCGCTTCATCGCGCCGCTCGTTTACGGCCTCGAGCCGCGGGACCCCGCCACGCTGTTGGCGTCAACCCTGGTGCTGGTGTTCGTCGCCGGTCTGGCGGCGCTGCTTCCGGCGTGGCGCGGCACCCGAGTCCAGCCGTCGGAACTGCTGAGGCAGCACTAG
- a CDS encoding helix-turn-helix transcriptional regulator, which yields MPRTLLTDLELMIMLAVLRVGDDAYGVRIAQEIEAITGRRVLLGAAYAALERLENNGLVASNTGTPTPERGGRARRFFRVTPRGLRSVKDTQRALAAMWRGVPQLKEKLT from the coding sequence ATGCCGCGCACCCTGCTCACCGACCTCGAGCTGATGATCATGCTGGCGGTGCTGCGCGTCGGCGACGACGCCTACGGCGTGCGGATCGCCCAGGAGATCGAGGCGATAACCGGGAGGCGGGTGCTGCTCGGCGCCGCGTACGCCGCGCTGGAGCGGCTCGAGAACAACGGGCTGGTCGCCTCGAACACCGGCACCCCGACACCCGAACGGGGCGGCCGCGCCCGCCGGTTCTTCCGCGTCACCCCGCGCGGGCTGCGCTCGGTGAAGGACACGCAGAGGGCGCTGGCCGCGATGTGGCGCGGCGTCCCTCAGCTGAAGGAGAAGCTGACATGA